A single region of the Salvia miltiorrhiza cultivar Shanhuang (shh) chromosome 8, IMPLAD_Smil_shh, whole genome shotgun sequence genome encodes:
- the LOC130997664 gene encoding protein IN2-1 homolog B-like isoform X1 — MAAAAASVQEVLPPLFNSTSLHPPPLFDGTTRLYVFYECPFCQRVLIVRNYKGLQDQIKLVGIDLADKPAWYKEKVYPENKLPSLEHDGKIIGESMDLIRYLDTNFDGPPLLPDDHEKLKFADEMIAYLDTFLKNVFTSFKQDPVKEAGAEFDYLEASLAKFEDGPFFLSQFSQVDAAYVPFIERFQIYLKEVFKYDITPGRPRVAAYIEELNKIDAYKPTKCDPNWLIQFYNKRFMVLSLSKQDLQPSH; from the exons ATGGCCGCCGCAGCAGC TAGCGTGCAAGAAGTTCTTCCGCCCCTCTTCAATTCAACTTCTCTTCATCCACCACCACTCTTCGATGGAACCACTAg GTTATACGTGTTTTACGAGTGCCCCTTTTGCCAGCGTGTGTTGATTGTGAGGAACTACAAG GGTTTGCAAGATCAGATCAAGCTTGTTGGTATCGATCTTGCAGATAAACCTGCTTGGTATAAGGAAAAAGTATATCCAGAAAACAAG TTGCCATCATTGGAGCACGATGGCAAAATCATTGGAGAAAGCATGGATTTGATCAGATACTTGGACACTAACTTCGACGGACCACCTCTGTTACCAGAT GATCACGAGAAGCTCAAGTTTGCAGACGAGATGATTGCTTACTTGGACACGTTCCTAAAGAACGTGTTCACATCATTCAAACAAGATCCTGTGAAAGAAGCTG GTGCTGAATTTGACTACTTGGAAGCATCACTTGCAAAATTTGAGGATGGGCCATTCTTTCTGAGCCAATTTAGCCAA GTGGATGCTGCTTATGTTCCATTTATCGAAAGGTTTCAGATCTATCTAAAGGAAGTGTTCAAGTATGATATAACACCAGGCAGGCCGAGGGTAGCTGCATATATAGAG GAACTGAACAAGATTGATGCATACAAGCCAACCAAGTGTGATCCTAACTGGCTCATCCAGTTCTACAACAAACGATTCATGGTACTTTCCCTTTCTAAACAAGATTTACAACCATCCCACTGA
- the LOC130997664 gene encoding protein IN2-1 homolog B-like isoform X2 — translation MAAAAASVQEVLPPLFNSTSLHPPPLFDGTTRLYVFYECPFCQRVLIVRNYKGLQDQIKLVGIDLADKPAWYKEKVYPENKLPSLEHDGKIIGESMDLIRYLDTNFDGPPLLPDDHEKLKFADEMIAYLDTFLKNVFTSFKQDPVKEAGAEFDYLEASLAKFEDGPFFLSQFSQVDAAYVPFIERFQIYLKEVFKYDITPGRPRVAAYIEELNKIDAYKPTKCDPNWLIQFYNKRFMKSS, via the exons ATGGCCGCCGCAGCAGC TAGCGTGCAAGAAGTTCTTCCGCCCCTCTTCAATTCAACTTCTCTTCATCCACCACCACTCTTCGATGGAACCACTAg GTTATACGTGTTTTACGAGTGCCCCTTTTGCCAGCGTGTGTTGATTGTGAGGAACTACAAG GGTTTGCAAGATCAGATCAAGCTTGTTGGTATCGATCTTGCAGATAAACCTGCTTGGTATAAGGAAAAAGTATATCCAGAAAACAAG TTGCCATCATTGGAGCACGATGGCAAAATCATTGGAGAAAGCATGGATTTGATCAGATACTTGGACACTAACTTCGACGGACCACCTCTGTTACCAGAT GATCACGAGAAGCTCAAGTTTGCAGACGAGATGATTGCTTACTTGGACACGTTCCTAAAGAACGTGTTCACATCATTCAAACAAGATCCTGTGAAAGAAGCTG GTGCTGAATTTGACTACTTGGAAGCATCACTTGCAAAATTTGAGGATGGGCCATTCTTTCTGAGCCAATTTAGCCAA GTGGATGCTGCTTATGTTCCATTTATCGAAAGGTTTCAGATCTATCTAAAGGAAGTGTTCAAGTATGATATAACACCAGGCAGGCCGAGGGTAGCTGCATATATAGAG GAACTGAACAAGATTGATGCATACAAGCCAACCAAGTGTGATCCTAACTGGCTCATCCAGTTCTACAACAAACGATTCATG AAATCGAGTTAA
- the LOC130997683 gene encoding LOW QUALITY PROTEIN: WRKY transcription factor 44-like (The sequence of the model RefSeq protein was modified relative to this genomic sequence to represent the inferred CDS: deleted 3 bases in 3 codons) gives MHDDSRFNLISKLMKMELHNLLLISSDEDIILAIPLMTLFFQETIAVATVMMEIKEKEKIVIAKPVACRPHFSNLKSLSDLLSAATDASPPAAFTETAGAVIRPTTVRFKPDSAIDLVGAEAAASHPTKRALESNVACNVVYKPIAKLVSRTTVSQLSNLVSTGISPTQEVADRIQSSNQVTQQSGATLEVHPDFPTQSEQRATTPVENHADETKSSIPANIRDRPSYDGHNWRKYGQKQVKGSEYPRSYYKCTYPNCPVKKKVERTVDGKIAEIVYKGEHNHLKPQPPNHTPSDGHVQKPAYDATRKELQSHLINQQAEAVKAHQGRSENQDLTASSNQSTFSCIPPINYTVASAACNAGPSVSNNSLGECEEVGGFVEAEGGDFRNKRTRSTNQLPRASMAGEASSDPQIVVQNHTDSGIIGDGFRWRKYGQKVVKGKMYPRSYYRCTNPDCNVRKYVERTSEDPGTFITTYEGKHNHAMPIKGANAEASKDKYQELNHPFQKQMIAGYQASNT, from the exons ATGCATGATGATTCTCGTTTTAATCTTATCTCAAAACTGATGAAAATGGAGCTCCATAATCTGCTTCTCATAAGTTCAGATGAGGATATTATACTT GCAATCCCACTTATGACATTATTTTTTCAGGAGACTATAGCAGTTGCTACTGTCATGATGGAAAtcaaggagaaagagaaaattGTAATAGCCAAGCCAGTTGCATGTAGacctcatttctcaaatctgaAATCCTTATCAGACCTTCTCTCTGCTGCAACTGATGCTTCTCCACCTGCTGCTTTTACTGAAACTGCTGGTGCAGTCATAAGACCAACGACAGTGCGCTTTAAGCCCGACAGCGCTATTGATTTGGTTGGA GCTGAGGCTGCAGCTAGCCATCCAACCAAGAGGGCCCTAGAATCTAACGTCGCATGCAATGTGGTctacaagccaatagctaagctTGTTTCAAGGACAACGGTTTCTCAGTTGTCAAATTTGGTTAGTAC AGGTATTTCTCCTACACAAGAGGTTGCTGATAGAATACAGTCATCAAATCAAGTTACTCAGCAATCCGGCGCCACATTAGAGGTCCATCCTGATTTCCCCACGCAGTCGGAGCAGAGGGCAACTACTCCAGTAGAAAATCATGCTGATGAAACCAAATCCTCGATCCCTGCAAATATCAGGGATCGG CCTTCATATGATGGACACAATTGGCGTAAATATGGACAGAAACAGGTTAAAGGAAGTGAGTATCCTCGAAGTTACTACAAGTGTACATACCCGAACTGTCCTGTGAAAAAGAAGGTAGAAAGAACGGTTGATGGTAAGATTGCAGAGATAGTTTACAAGGGTGAGCACAACCACTTAAAACCCCAGCCACCTAATCACACTCCATCAGATGGACACGTGCAGAAACCGGCATATGATGCCACTCGGAAAGAGCTGCAAAGTCATTTGATAAATCAACAAGCTGAGGCAGTGAAAGCTCATCAAGGGAGATCAGAAAATCAGGATCTAACTGCATCGTCTAACCAATCAACTTTTTCCTGTATTCCACCAATCAATTATACCGTTGCATCTGCAGCATGCAATGCCGGCCCCTCAGTGTCCAATAATTCGCTGGGCGAATGTGAGGAAGTTGGTGGATTTGTCGAGGCAGAAGGTGGTGACTTCAGAAACAAAAGAAC GAGATCCACCAACCAATTACCCAGAGCAAGCATGGCAGGGGAAGCCTCATCCGAC CCTCAAATTGTCGTTCAGAACCATACTGATTCTGGCATAATCGGGGATGGATTTCGCTGGAGGAAGTACGGCCAAAAAGTAGTGAAGGGAAAGATGTACCCTAG GAGTTACTACAGATGCACCAACCCCGACTGCAACGTGAGGAAGTACGTAGAGAGAACGTCTGAAGATCCGGGCACCTTCATAACGACATACGAGGGCAAGCACAACCATGCCATGCCAATAAAAGGTGCAAATGCAGAGGCATCCAAGGACAAGTACCAAGAACTGAACCATCCATTCCAAAAACAGATGATTGCAGGCTATCAAGCCTCCAACACTTAG
- the LOC130997648 gene encoding LOW QUALITY PROTEIN: probable serine/threonine-protein kinase PBL7 (The sequence of the model RefSeq protein was modified relative to this genomic sequence to represent the inferred CDS: deleted 3 bases in 2 codons) — MGWFPCSGQSKEKLKKKKNRSLDPVEPSSGKPQDASKDGSSNKIAARTFTFREMAAATKNFRGESFIGEGGFGRVYKGQLEGSNQVVAIKQLDRNGLQGNREFLVEVLMLSLLDHPNLVNLIGYCADGDQRLLVYEYMELGSLEDHLHDPMPDKAILDWNTRMKIAAGAARGLEYLHDKASPPVIYRDLKCSNILLGEGYHPKLSDFGLAKLGPVGDNTHVSTRVMGTYGYCAPEYAMTGQLTLKSDVYSFGVVLLEIISGRKAVDNQKMGTEHNLVVWARPLFKDKRKFPQIADPALQGQYPTRGLYQALAIAAMCVQEQPNLRPMIADVVTALTYLSSQKYDSETHPPQNPLWKPCTPPRTKGKADKKRIDGGVRPRREQTDNRF, encoded by the exons ATGGGATGGTTCCCATGCTCGGGACAATCAAAGGAAaagctgaagaagaagaagaataggtcACTCGATCCAGTCGAGCCCTCTTCAG GTAAACCCCAAGATGCCTCCAAAGATGGATCCTCCAATAAAATCGCAGCCAGGACTTTCACTTTCCGTGAAATGGCAGCTGCTACAAAAAATTTCCGTGGCGAATCTTTTATAGGGGAGGGAGGCTTTGGCAGGGTGTATAAAGGACAGCTGGAAGGCTCCAATCAA GTTGTTGCAATCAAGCAACTTGATCGGAATGGCTTGCAAGGAAACAGGGAATTTCTTGTTGAAGTATTGATGCTGAGTCTGCTCGACCACCCTAACCTTGTCAATCTAATTGGATACTGTGCTGATGGAGATCAGAGGCTTCTAGTTTACGAATATATGGAGCTAGGGTCTTTGGAGGACCATCTTCATG ATCCAATGCCCGATAAGGCAATACTTGATTGGAACACAAGGATGAAAATTGCTGCTGGAGCGGCAAGAGGATTGGAGTATTTACATGACAAAGCTAGCCCTCCTGTCATTTATCGTGATCTAAAATGCTCCAATATTTTGCTCGGTGAGGGCTATCATCCGAAGCTATCTGATTTTGGTTTGGCCAAACTTGGACCCGTTGGGGATAACACACACGTATCCACGAGGGTCATGGGTACCTATGGATACTGTGCA CCTGAATATGCAATGACTGGCCAGCTGACTCTCAAGTCAGATGTCTATAGTTTTGGTGTAGTTCTTCTCGAGATCATATCAGGCAGGAAAGCCGTTGACAAT CAAAAAATGGGAACTGAGCACAATCTTGTCGTATGG GCAAGGCCGTTGTTCAAGGACAAGAGGAAATTCCCGCAGATTGCTGATCCTGCGCTCCAAGGTCAATACCCAACGAGAGGCCTGTACCAAGCTCTCGCCATTGCAGCAATGTGCGTTCAGGAGCAGCCCAACCTGCGGCCCATGATTGCAGATGTTGTCACGGCTCTGACATATCTGTCTTCGCAGAAGTATGACTCTGAAACACATCCCCCTCAGAACCCTCTCTGGAAACCTTGCACTCCTCCTAGGACAAAAGGGAAAGCTGATAAGAAACGAATTGATGGAGGCGTTCGCCCCAGAAGAGAACAAACTGACAACCGTTTCTGA
- the LOC130997634 gene encoding two-component response regulator-like APRR7 isoform X1, which produces MNIDANEEKETQGEDKSGEDGILVQRRGSVQVSDLNVDAAEQVETSGATSGLQGSGNLQVQQQQQQSQGTGVCWERFLHVRTIRVLLVENDDSTRHVVTALLKNCNYEVLEAANGLQACKILEDVTNHVDIVLTEVVMPCISGIGLLGKIMNHKTRKNVPVIMMSSHDSMGLVFKCLSKGAVDFLVKPIRKNELKNLWQHVWRRCHSSSGSGSESATQTQKSVKLKGSEKSGNSASGDGENNASNGLNIGDGSDDGSGAQSSWTKQAVEVDSSEALSPMDQVAECPDSTCAQVIRSNAEHSPNKKVQISAAWDGHGQKQLDEARKSNDLETVVHRYAEPKYENHVEVQSNPIGRESASREAANKSDIDNNATSDCKEPNFELSLKRPRGVHDTIGSAQDDRYVLRRSVQSAFSRYNTPTNVFKAPNGITGSSSILDNSTEVAKRESVGDLQVYSTDQVVYQSSNGVSNNIDMGSTTNKLPKDKSEATSAVNGLHASAFRPVKNDLRYSQQQAGLTPNGIQSTDLCRSSYQELQIQHPHHQSYHHHHPFHMENQPSSNHDESSLKKLAIEAPHCGSTNVVGGPVEGTLRNSSLNRSTSGSNHGSNGQNGSSTAVNAIGNNAESDVGQGGKNGSGDASRSGSGSGSGSGNENKFAQREAALIKFRQKRKDRCFKKKVRYQNRKKLAEQRPRVRGQFVKQSGTESSSRTGDE; this is translated from the exons ATGAATATTGATGCTAACGAAGAAAAAGAGACACAAGGTGAGGACAAGAGCGGTGAAGATGGAATTTTGGTTCAGAGACGTGGTTCGGTTCAAGTCAGTGACCTGAATGTTGATGCAGCCGAGCAAGTTGAAACTAGTGGTGCAACTAGTGGGTTGCAAGGTTCAGGTAATTTGCAAgtgcaacagcagcagcagcagtctcAGGGGACAGGGGTTTGCTGGGAGAGGTTTCTTCATGTGAGAACTATCCGGGTCCTGCTGGTGGAGAATGATGATTCTACACGCCATGTTGTAACTGCTCTGCTAAAAAACTGCAATTATGAAG TACTTGAGGCTGCAAATGGACTTCAAGCATGCAAGATTTTGGAAGATGTAACTAACCATGTTGACATTGTCTTAACTGAGGTAGTGATGCCTTGTATATCTGGAATAGGCCTTCTGGGCAAGATTATGAACCACAAAACTCGCAAGAATGTTCCTGTCATTA TGATGTCATCTCATGATTCTATGGGCTTAGTATTTAAGTGTCTCTCCAAAGGAGCAGTTGACTTCTTGGTTAAACCTATCAGAAAGAATGAGCTTAAGAATCTTTGGCAGCATGTATGGAGGAGATGCCACAGC TCTAGTGGAAGTGGGAGTGAAAGTGCTACTCAAACTCAAAAGTCTGTCAAATTGAAAGGAAGTGAGAAGTCGGGCAACAGTGCAAGTGGTGATGGGGAAAACAACGCCAGCAATGGCTTAAATATTGGAGATGGAAGTGATGATGGGAGTGGCGCACAG AGCTCTTGGACAAAACAAGCTGTAGAAGTTGACAGCTCTGAAGCTTTATCTCCAATGGACCAAGTTGCTGAGTGCCCAGACAGCACGTGTGCCCAAGTTATTCGCTCAAACGCTGAGCACTCTCCTAACAAAAAAGTGCAAATTAGCGCAGCTTGGGATGGCCATGGACAAAAACAGCTCG ACGAGGCTAGGAAGAGCAATGACTTAGAGACAGTTGTGCATAGATACGCAGAACCTAAATATGAAAATCATGTAGAGGTACAGTCCAATCCCATTGGTAGAGAATCTGCTTCCAGAGAAGCGGCAAACAAATCAGACATCGACAATAATGCAACCAGTGATTGTAAAGAGCCAAATTTCGAGCTTAGCCTAAAGAGACCTAGAGGGGTGCATGACACAATTGGAAGTGCTCAAGATGATCGCTATGTTTTGCGCCGCTCTGTGCAGTCAGCCTTCTCAAG GTATAACACACCTACAAATGTTTTCAAGGCTCCTAATGGGATCACTGGTAGCAGTTCGATACTTGACAATAGTACTGAAGTTGCAAAACGAGAGTCTGTTGGTGATTTACAAGTATATTCAACCGATCAAGTTGTATATCAAAGTTCAAATGGTGTTAGCAATAACATAGATATGGGCTCTACCACAAATAAACTCCCTAAAGATAAATCTGAAGCAACCTCTGCAGTTAATGGCTTACACGCTTCTGCTTTCAGACCTGTGAAAAATGACCTAAGATACAGTCAGCAGCAAGCTGGTCTCACGCCTAATGGAATACAATCTACAGACCTTTGCAGAAGCTCATACCAGGAGCTCCAAATTCAGCATCCTCATCACCAAAGTTATCACCACCACCATCCTTTTCACATGGAAAATCAACCCTCATCCAACCATGATGAATCATCCTTGAAGAAGTTGGCTATAGAAGCTCCACACTGTGGGTCAACGAATGTTGTAGGTGGTCCGGTGGAAGGTACCCTGAGGAACTCTAGTCTAAACAGAAGTACGTCTGGAAGTAATCATGGAAGTAATGGACAGAATGGAAGCAGTACTGCTGTGAATGCTATAGGAAATAATGCAGAAAGTGATGTTGGTCAAGGTGGGAAAAATGGCAGTGGAGATGCCAGCCGTAGTGGCAGTGGCAGTGGCAGCGGCAGTGGGAACGAAAACAAGTTTGCTCAGCGGGAAGCTGCCCTTATCAAGTTCCGCCAGAAGAGAAAAGACAgatgttttaagaaaaag GTACGGTATCAGAACAGAAAGAAGTTGGCTGAACAGAGGCCTCGTGTTCGCGGACAATTTGTAAAGCAGTCGGGCACCGAAAGCTCAAGTAGAACTGGAGATGAATGA
- the LOC130997634 gene encoding two-component response regulator-like PRR37 isoform X2, which yields MPCISGIGLLGKIMNHKTRKNVPVIMMSSHDSMGLVFKCLSKGAVDFLVKPIRKNELKNLWQHVWRRCHSSSGSGSESATQTQKSVKLKGSEKSGNSASGDGENNASNGLNIGDGSDDGSGAQSSWTKQAVEVDSSEALSPMDQVAECPDSTCAQVIRSNAEHSPNKKVQISAAWDGHGQKQLDEARKSNDLETVVHRYAEPKYENHVEVQSNPIGRESASREAANKSDIDNNATSDCKEPNFELSLKRPRGVHDTIGSAQDDRYVLRRSVQSAFSRYNTPTNVFKAPNGITGSSSILDNSTEVAKRESVGDLQVYSTDQVVYQSSNGVSNNIDMGSTTNKLPKDKSEATSAVNGLHASAFRPVKNDLRYSQQQAGLTPNGIQSTDLCRSSYQELQIQHPHHQSYHHHHPFHMENQPSSNHDESSLKKLAIEAPHCGSTNVVGGPVEGTLRNSSLNRSTSGSNHGSNGQNGSSTAVNAIGNNAESDVGQGGKNGSGDASRSGSGSGSGSGNENKFAQREAALIKFRQKRKDRCFKKKVRYQNRKKLAEQRPRVRGQFVKQSGTESSSRTGDE from the exons ATGCCTTGTATATCTGGAATAGGCCTTCTGGGCAAGATTATGAACCACAAAACTCGCAAGAATGTTCCTGTCATTA TGATGTCATCTCATGATTCTATGGGCTTAGTATTTAAGTGTCTCTCCAAAGGAGCAGTTGACTTCTTGGTTAAACCTATCAGAAAGAATGAGCTTAAGAATCTTTGGCAGCATGTATGGAGGAGATGCCACAGC TCTAGTGGAAGTGGGAGTGAAAGTGCTACTCAAACTCAAAAGTCTGTCAAATTGAAAGGAAGTGAGAAGTCGGGCAACAGTGCAAGTGGTGATGGGGAAAACAACGCCAGCAATGGCTTAAATATTGGAGATGGAAGTGATGATGGGAGTGGCGCACAG AGCTCTTGGACAAAACAAGCTGTAGAAGTTGACAGCTCTGAAGCTTTATCTCCAATGGACCAAGTTGCTGAGTGCCCAGACAGCACGTGTGCCCAAGTTATTCGCTCAAACGCTGAGCACTCTCCTAACAAAAAAGTGCAAATTAGCGCAGCTTGGGATGGCCATGGACAAAAACAGCTCG ACGAGGCTAGGAAGAGCAATGACTTAGAGACAGTTGTGCATAGATACGCAGAACCTAAATATGAAAATCATGTAGAGGTACAGTCCAATCCCATTGGTAGAGAATCTGCTTCCAGAGAAGCGGCAAACAAATCAGACATCGACAATAATGCAACCAGTGATTGTAAAGAGCCAAATTTCGAGCTTAGCCTAAAGAGACCTAGAGGGGTGCATGACACAATTGGAAGTGCTCAAGATGATCGCTATGTTTTGCGCCGCTCTGTGCAGTCAGCCTTCTCAAG GTATAACACACCTACAAATGTTTTCAAGGCTCCTAATGGGATCACTGGTAGCAGTTCGATACTTGACAATAGTACTGAAGTTGCAAAACGAGAGTCTGTTGGTGATTTACAAGTATATTCAACCGATCAAGTTGTATATCAAAGTTCAAATGGTGTTAGCAATAACATAGATATGGGCTCTACCACAAATAAACTCCCTAAAGATAAATCTGAAGCAACCTCTGCAGTTAATGGCTTACACGCTTCTGCTTTCAGACCTGTGAAAAATGACCTAAGATACAGTCAGCAGCAAGCTGGTCTCACGCCTAATGGAATACAATCTACAGACCTTTGCAGAAGCTCATACCAGGAGCTCCAAATTCAGCATCCTCATCACCAAAGTTATCACCACCACCATCCTTTTCACATGGAAAATCAACCCTCATCCAACCATGATGAATCATCCTTGAAGAAGTTGGCTATAGAAGCTCCACACTGTGGGTCAACGAATGTTGTAGGTGGTCCGGTGGAAGGTACCCTGAGGAACTCTAGTCTAAACAGAAGTACGTCTGGAAGTAATCATGGAAGTAATGGACAGAATGGAAGCAGTACTGCTGTGAATGCTATAGGAAATAATGCAGAAAGTGATGTTGGTCAAGGTGGGAAAAATGGCAGTGGAGATGCCAGCCGTAGTGGCAGTGGCAGTGGCAGCGGCAGTGGGAACGAAAACAAGTTTGCTCAGCGGGAAGCTGCCCTTATCAAGTTCCGCCAGAAGAGAAAAGACAgatgttttaagaaaaag GTACGGTATCAGAACAGAAAGAAGTTGGCTGAACAGAGGCCTCGTGTTCGCGGACAATTTGTAAAGCAGTCGGGCACCGAAAGCTCAAGTAGAACTGGAGATGAATGA